One segment of Erigeron canadensis isolate Cc75 chromosome 2, C_canadensis_v1, whole genome shotgun sequence DNA contains the following:
- the LOC122589992 gene encoding embryonic protein DC-8-like, whose amino-acid sequence MVKAVAVVMLIWLTVFTTVCRSVTDVEKGVGNVKEKVAENVKMNAESAVNEAKDKTGNWADWAMAKVASGIGMDQDEVKEGAHKAVDKAGEAASKSTSTLNSAASESSKYVAGDDSDDVKVKAYEAYNYVSELAQEALKKVQTMAGVVEEPAYENGNYAYDYVSEGAGKAMNMGSDMAQNAKDKASDAYEYASEKADQKIRMPTDKGSEIKAGMEGMMTDAYDKASEKAGEAKDQAHETYGEAKAKAGDAYEAAKDSVNEQAKETYEAAKEKASDAAGNVGEAMRT is encoded by the exons ATGGTGAAGGCGGTAGCGGTTGTTATGTTAATATGGCTAACGGTGTTTACGACGGTATGCCGGAGCGTAACCGACGTGGAGAAAGGCGTCGGAAACGTAAAAGAAAAGGTGGCGGAGAACGTGAAGATGAATGCTGAAAGTGCTGTCAATGAAGCCAAGGATAAAACCGGTAATTGGGCTGATTGGGCCATGGCTAAAGTCGCTTC GGGTATCGGTATGGACCAGGATGAGGTGAAAGAGGGCGCTCACAAGGCAGTGGATAAAGCTGGTGAGGCTGCATCGAAGAGCACATCCACACTGAATTCTGCAGCTTCAG AATCTTCAAAATATGTGGCTGGTGATGACAGCGATGATGTCAAGGTGAAAGCATATGAAGCATATAACTATGTCTCTGAACTCGCACAGGAAGCCTTGAAGAAAGTTCAAACTATGGCTGGTGTTGTGGAAGAACCAGCATACGAGAACGGGAACTATGCATACGATTATGTATCCGAGGGGGCTGGTAAAGCGATGAATATGGGTTCAGATATGGCCCAAAATGCCAAAGACAAGGCATCTGATGCATATGAGTATGCCTCCGAGAAAGCAGATCAAAAGATACGAATGCCCACAGATAAAGGCTCTGAAATCAAAGCAGGAATGGAAGGCATGATGACGGATGCTTATGATAAGGCTTCAGAGAAGGCTGGTGAAGCTAAGGATCAAGCACATGAAACCTATGGTGAAGCTAAAGCTAAGGCTGGCGACGCATATGAGGCTGCAAAGGACTCGGTGAATGAGCAGGCTAAGGAAACGTACGAGGCTGCTAAGGAAAAAGCATCAGATGCTGCAGGGAATGTAGGAGAGGCAATGAGAACATAG
- the LOC122589474 gene encoding sugar transporter ERD6-like 6, with protein sequence MATRDPEIDEGGGSSLKKPLLHTGSWYRMAGMSSRQSSMLGSSAQILRESVSIFLCVSIIALGPIQFGFTCGYTNPTQADIIADLKLKISEFSVFGSLANVGAMVGAIASGQIAEYIGRKGSLMIAAIPNILGWLAISFARDYSFLYMGRLLEGFGVGVISYTVPVYIAEISPQNMRGSLGSVNQLSVTIGILLAYLLGLFLPWRGLAVVGTLPCIFLIPGLFFIPESPRWLAKMGFMEDCETSLQVLRGFDTDISLELNEIKRSVSTSGKRATIRFSELKRRRYWYPLMVGIGLLLLQQLSGINGVLFYSSNIFISAGISSNKAATLGLGAIQVIATAITTSLVDKSGRRVLMLLSSFLMITSSLLVSMSFFLKLFVSKHSSLYGFLGILSLVGLVIMVTGFSLGLGPIPWVIMSEILPVNIKSLAGSVATLFNWLAASIVTMTAPLLLDWSSGGTFIIYAAVSTFTLIFVKLWVPETKGKTLEEIQWSFR encoded by the exons atggcgACACGAGATCCTGAGATAGATGAAGGAGGTGGCAGCAGCCTCAAGAAACCCCTCCTTCACACCGGGAGTTGGTACCGCATGGCCGGTATGAGCTCCCGTCAGTCCAGCATGTTAGGATCATCTGCTCAAATCCTTCGTGAATCCGTCTCCATCTTCCTTTGCGTTTCCATCATCGCCTTAGGCCCTATCCAGTTTGGATTCACC TGTGGATATACAAATCCTACACAAGCGGATATCATAGCCGATCTTAAACTTAAGATTTCCGAG TTTTCAGTGTTTGGTTCATTGGCAAATGTTGGGGCTATGGTTGGTGCAATAGCTAGTGGTCAGATTGCAGAGTACATTGGACGAAAAGGG TCTTTGATGATTGCTGCTATTCCTAATATACTTGGATGGCTTGCTATTTCATTTGCCAGA gaTTACTCATTCTTATATATGGGAAGGCTATTGGAAGGCTTTGGTGTTGGTGTGATATCATACACG GTTCCTGTATATATTGCCGAGATCTCACCTCAAAACATGAGAGGTAGTCTTGGATCAGTGAACCAG CTCTCTGTCACTATCGGTATATTGTTGGCATACCTTTTGGGACTTTTTCTTCCATGGAGAGGACTCGCAGTTGTTG GAACTTTGCCATGCATCTTTCTGATACCTGGTCTATTTTTCATTCCTGAATCTCCTCGTTGGTTG GCCAAGATGGGGTTTATGGAAGATTGTGAAACCTCTCTACAAGTTTTACGAGGATTTGATACAGACATCTCTCTCGAGTTAAATGAGATAAAG AGATCTGTGTCTACATCAGGCAAACGAGCTACAATTCGATTTTCTGAGCTTAAGAGAAGAAGATACTGGTACCCTTTAATG GTGGGAATAGGCCTACTTCTTCTTCAGCAACTCAGTGGTATAAATGGTGTTCTATTCTACTCTAGTAACATCTTCATTTCCGCTG GAATTTCATCCAACAAAGCCGCAACACTTGGACTTGGTGCGATTCAG GTTATTGCTACTGCTATTACAACATCACTGGTGGATAAAAGTGGTCGCCGAGTTCTCATGTTG TTGTCTTCATTTCTAATGATTACAAGCAGTCTTCTTGTTTCAATGAGTTTCTTCTTGAAG CTCTTTGTTTCAAAACATTCATCCCTTTACGGCTTCTTGGGGATACTGTCACTCGTTGGGCTGGTG ATTATGGTGACCGGATTCTCTCTAGGACTTGGACCTATTCCATGGGTTATAATGTCCGAG ATACTTCCTGTAAATATTAAGAGTCTTGCTGGCAGTGTTGCGACATTGTTTAATTGGTTGGCAGCGTCAATTGTTACAATGACGGCTCCGCTACTCTTAGACTGGAGCAGTGGAG GAACCTTCATCATCTATGCTGCCGTGTCTACTTTCACTCTAATTTTTGTGAAATTATGGGTTCCTGAAACAAAAGGAAAAACTTTGGAAGAAATACAATGGTCCTTCAGATGA
- the LOC122589733 gene encoding zinc-finger homeodomain protein 6-like has product MDARDRKTINHNNPSQSNQDSPSIFTYAPLNSSNITRNQTPDQQRNYYNVFQDQQMEANRETRESNPYPFPDPDPVSQTPPPPLDTTPIVRYRECLKNHAASIGTHAVDGCGEFMPNGEEGTPESLKCAACECHRSFHRREVDGEPQPTAIIHNQQQPQPSRVAAAATMQPPHSYRYSHGHMQPMMVAFGGTSNVAQTESSSEDLDMFRTHTGQQPSKKRFRTKFSEEQKEKMHDFAEKIGWRIQKQDEEEILQFCNEVGLKRKVFKVWMHNCKQASKKKQE; this is encoded by the coding sequence ATGGATGCTAGAGACAGAAAGACTATAAATCACAATAACCCATCTCAATCTAACCAAGATTCACCTTCCATCTTCACTTATGCACCTTTAAATTCTTCAAACATCACAAGAAATCAAACCCCAGATCAGCAAAGAAACTATTACAATGTATTTCAAGACCAACAAATGGAAGCTAATAGAGAAACAAGGGAATCAAACCCATACCCATTTCCAGATCCAGATCCAGTGTCccaaacaccaccaccaccattagaTACAACTCCAATTGTTAGATATAGAGAATGCTTAAAAAACCATGCTGCAAGTATAGGAACACATGCTGTAGATGGTTGTGGTGAGTTCATGCCTAATGGTGAAGAAGGCACTCCAGAAAGTTTAAAATGTGCAGCCTGTGAATGTCACAGAAGTTTTCACAGAAGAGAAGTTGATGGTGAGCCACAGCCCACTGCAATAATACATAACCAACAGCAGCCACAGCCATCTAGAGTTGCTGCTGCAGCTACAATGCAGCCACCTCACAGCTATAGATACAGCCATGGCCATATGCAACCAATGATGGTTGCATTTGGTGGAACTAGTAATGTGGCACAAACAGAATCATCAAGTGAGGATCTTGACATGTTTAGAACACACACTGGACAACAGCCATCAAAGAAAAGATTTAGGACTAAATTCTCAGAAGAACAGAAGGAAAAAATGCATGATTTTGCTGAGAAAATAGGGTGGAGGATTCAAAAgcaagatgaagaagagataTTGCAGTTTTGCAATGAAGTTGGATTGAAAAGGAAAGTGTTTAAAGTATGGATGCATAACTGCAAACAAGCTTCAAAGAAGAAACAAGAGTAA
- the LOC122590315 gene encoding GATA transcription factor 19, whose amino-acid sequence MYRCGSGTNNNTMVFSMPYDGESPTSSTVVDCTLSLGTPATRLAGDYERVNNERKPSSNSNDSNWSTSFCWDILHPSQKSNLGTDSLRRCANCDTTSTPLWRNGPRGPKSLCNACGIRFKKEERRANAATAGGGDTTETHHYQPTMNGNPWVHHTQATHKVSPSCYTPAAAKVNEFRFMDDVDDRDSPFLSWRLNVTTDRPGLVHGCTR is encoded by the exons atgTATAGGTGTGGTAGTGGCACTAATAATAATACCATGGTGTTTTCCATGCCTTATGATGGAGAATCACCTACTTCTTCCACTGTTGTTGATTGTACACTCTCTCTAGGCACTCCGGCCACTCGTCTGGCCGGAGATTACGAGAGAGTGAATAATGAAAGAAAACCTTCTTCTAATTCCAACGACTCCAATTGGTCTACTAGTTTTTGTTGGGATATTTTGCATCCCAGCCAAAAATCTAACCTCGGTACCGACTCTTTGAGACGGTGTGCTAATTGCGACACCACCTCTACCCCTCTTTGGCGAAATGGCCCTCGTGGCCCtaag TCATTGTGCAATGCATGTGGGATAAGGTTCAAGAAAGAAGAGCGGCGAGCAAATGCGGCGACGGCTGGCGGCGGTGACACGACGGAGACGCACCATTACCAACCAACAATGAACGGGAACCCGTGGGTGCACCACACTCAAGCAACTCATAAAGTGTCGCCGTCATGTTACACACCGGCGGCGGCGAAAGTGAATGAATTTAGGTTTATGGATGACGTGGACGACAGAGATTCTCCGTTCCTATCGTGGCGTCTCAACGTTACAACTGACAGACCAGGTTTAGTCCACGGGTGTACGAGATGA
- the LOC122589936 gene encoding DNA-3-methyladenine glycosylase 1-like: MEKPPPPQSPQPPPQSSNDISQMPPQNPSKIPIRPQKIRKLSTESPTIETTTQQSSSTIAEADASKAIITSTPTPTTTKRRRNSTRSDLPKIIKPLSAPGEITAAIRHLRSADPLLCKLIDTHPPPTFDTHQPPFLALAKSILYQQLAYKAGTSIYTRFVSLCGGENEVLPETVLSLSQQQLKQIGVSGRKASYLYDLANKYSNGILSDETVVKMDDRSLFTMLSMVKGIGSWSVHMFMIFSLHRPDVLPVSDLGVRKGVQLLYMLDDLPKPSQMEQLCEKWRPYKSVGAWYMWRFVEGKGSAAGGGPAVGLVSDGTTDQQNQQLEQSEQQQQQQLQLQLLEPINSIGNLGACIWGQ, translated from the exons ATGGaaaaaccaccaccaccacaatcccCACAACCACCGCCACAATCTTCCAACGATATTTCCCAAATGCCCCCTCAAAACCCATCCAAAATCCCAATCCGCCCCCAAAAAATCCGCAAACTTTCAACCGAATCCCCCACCATTGAAACCACCACCCAACAATCATCATCCACCATAGCAGAAGCCGATGCTTCTAAAGCCATAATCACCTCCACCCCAACCCCCACCACCACAAAACGCCGTCGTAACTCCACCAGATCAGACCTGCCCAAAATCATCAAACCCTTATCCGCTCCCGGCGAAATCACCGCCGCCATCCGCCACCTCCGATCCGCCGACCCACTTCTATGCAAGTTAATTGACACCCACCCACCACCCACTTTCGACACACACCAACCCCCTTTTTTAGCATTAGCAAAAAGTATTTTGTATCAGCAGTTGGCTTATAAGGCAGgtacatctatatatacacgTTTTGTAAGTCTATGTGGGGGAGAAAATGAGGTACTCCCTGAAACTGTGCTGTCTTTGAGTCAACAACAGTTGAAACAAATCGGGGTTTCGGGTCGAAAAGCGAGTTACTTGTATGATTTAGCTAATAAGTATAGTAATGGGATATTGTCGGATGAAACGGTTGTGAAAATGGACGATAGGTCGTTGTTTACGATGTTGTCGATGGTTAAAGGGATAGGGTCTTGGTCTGTTCATATGTTTATGATATTTTCGTTGCATAGACCCGATGTTTTGCCTGTTAGTGATTTGGGTGTTAGGAAAGGTGTCCAATTGTTGTATATGTTGGATGATTTGCCTAAGCCGTCGCAAATGGAACAGCTTTGTGAGAAATGGAGACCGTATAAGTCGGTTGGGGCTTGGTATATGTGGCGGTTTGTTGAAGGGAAGGGTTCCGCGGCTGGTGGGGGGCCTGCGGTTGGGTTGGTGAGCGATGGTACGACCGATCAGCAGAATCAGCAGTTAGAGCAGTCTGaacagcaacagcaacagcaacTTCAGTTGCAGCTTTTGGAACCTATCAATAGCATTGGAAATCTCGG GGCATGCATTTGGGGTCAATGA